Proteins from a genomic interval of Phlebotomus papatasi isolate M1 chromosome 3, Ppap_2.1, whole genome shotgun sequence:
- the LOC129808033 gene encoding ankyrin repeat domain-containing protein 49 has protein sequence MSNFAVGDDSPSSDEEDALVDFEKLQVPNVQRGMFVSGWDDPDDLIEEDKTPHETLEREILWASDEGDNIERVEEILEKDPSCVKAVDRDGYTPLHRAAYNNRYELAQLLLKYGSDINARTEYKWTPLHSACKWNNAKVAALLLQHGADVNARSDGDQTPLHVAATVSNCRNTAVTLLFHPKINADLVNNSNEKADFIAKRTGQTLPIFRMGHSALQVETGIID, from the exons ATGAGTAATTTTGCTGTAGGGGATGATTCCCCGTCGTCGGATGAAGAAGATGCACTGGTTGACTTTGAGAAACTTCAAGTTCCCAACGTCCAGAGGGGAATGTTTGTATCCGGCTGGGATGATCCGGATGATCTCATAGAAGAGGACAAAACTCCCCATG AAACACTCGAACGGGAAATTCTCTGGGCATCCGACGAGGGAGACAATATTGAGCGTGTGGAAGAAATCTTGGAGAAAGATCCGTCTTGTGTAAAGGCAGTTGATCGTGATGGGTACACTCCTTTGCATCGAGCAGCATACAATAATCGCTATGAATTGGCACAGCTTCTTCTTAAATACGGTTCCGATATAAATGCCCGGACAGAATACAAATGGACTCCTCTGCATTCAGCGTGCAAATGGAATAATGCCAAAGTGGCTGCCCTCCTGCTTCAGCATGGTGCAGATGTTAATGCCAGATCGGATGGTGATCAAACTCCGCTCCATGTAGCTGCCACAGTGTCCAATTGTCGCAATACAGCAGTTACATTGCTCTTTCATCCCAAAATCAATGCCGATCTTGTGAATAACTCAAATGAAAAGGcggattttattgcaaaacgGACAGGGCAGACTCTGCCCATCTTCCGGATGGGACATAGTGCTCTCCAAGTTGAAACTGGCATTATAGATTAA
- the LOC129808031 gene encoding uncharacterized protein C19orf47 homolog, which yields MSACSAATWVKFFGAAGIPSNVSASYAHAFVENRMQMNMLMDLNKEYLREMGIMPMGDIIAILRHAKIVHDQNTRERVLAMDKVPVAAVSGNPVSSKMIKLPPKKASPDSRDANQISLPPSKPRRVLPEHEGKYKVTLPSGTTPRSKEILSKRAQLFPEKKEKGGIFDRMDLDTDDEMPQTATKRDITFKVVGLDKPTGSIFSRLGDKSRTDGRVIESTPSHAGILKNSPTKRVGIVKKASAHRVISVKRVPAKATTMVADEVEQQQKMELCEPQKSVSFSHEDEVVEFASRRASVKPKGRIGGTRSGATSVRSRLGLKTGRSSTIAVLHKTRKTIKMKPGIIKSKLRSDDIANLKTIPVHSRLDLKRRSGTLTANALAARIGEVTLNTIPTRRKDPKQQGNSVFHRLGFSGNANH from the exons ATGTCCGCATGCAGTGCCG CAACTTGGGTGAAATTCTTTGGAGCTGCTGGAATCCCCTCAAACGTATCAGCCTCGTATGCTCATGCTTTCGTTGAGAATCGCATGCAGATGAATATGCTGATGGATCTCAACAAGGAGTATCTGAGGGAGATGGGAATAATGCCAATGGGGGACATTATAGCCATTTTACGGCATGCAAAAATTGTCCATGACCAGAATACCAGGGAGAGAGTTTTGGCCATGGACAAGGTGCCCGTGGCAGCAGTTTCCGGGAATCCAGTCAGTTCTAAAATGATCAAATTGCCCCCGAAAAAAGCATCTCCGGATTCCAGAGACGCCAATCAAATTTCCCTTCCACCCAGTAAACCCCGTCGCGTGCTGCCCGAGCACGAAGGCAAGTACAAAGTCACCCTGCCATCCGGAACAACGCCACGAAGCAAGGAGATCCTATCCAAGAGAGCTCAAT TGTTCCCGGAGAAGAAGGAAAAGGGTGGCATTTTCGATCGGATGGACTTGGATACTGATGATGAGATGCCCCAAACAGCCACCAAGCGTGACATTACCTTCAAAGTCGTTGGTCTGGACAAGCCCACTGGCTCCATATTTTCTCGTCTGGGCGACAAGAGTCGAACAGATGGGCGTGTAATTGAGAGTACTCCTTCCCATGCGGGAATACTCAAAAATAGTCCCACCAAACGCGTGGGAATTGTAAAGAAGGCTTCAGCTCATCGAGTAATTTCCGTGAAGAGAGTTCCTGCTAAAGCTACCACAATGGTGGCCGATGAGGTTGAGCAGCAGCAAAAGATGGAGCTCTGTGAGCCCCAGAAGAGTGTCTCCTTTTCCCATGAAGATGAAGTTGTTGAATTTGCTTCCCGGAGAGCCTCAGTGAAGCCCAAGGGTCGCATTGGTGGTACACGATCTGGTGCTACAAGCGTACGTTCTCGTCTGGGACTCAAAACGGGCAGATCATCGACAATTGCAGTACTTCACAAAACTCGCAAGACCATCAAGATGAAACCGGGCATCATCAAGAGCAAACTCCGATCGGACGATATTGCCAATCTAAAGACTATTCCCGTGCACAGTCGTCTGGATCTGAAGCGGCGCTCAGGAACTCTCACAGCAAATGCCCTAGCGGCCAGGATTGGAGAAGTCACTCTCAATACCATCCCAACGAGAAGGAAGGACCCCAAGCAGCAAGGAAACAGTGTCTTTCATCGGCTGGGCTTCTCAGGCAATGCCAATCACTGA